One region of Gopherus evgoodei ecotype Sinaloan lineage chromosome 23, rGopEvg1_v1.p, whole genome shotgun sequence genomic DNA includes:
- the SRCIN1 gene encoding SRC kinase signaling inhibitor 1 isoform X14: protein MSETELPIGFNRMNRFRQSLPLSRSTSQTKLRSPGVLFLQFGDETRRVHIAHEISSMDTLHALIVHMFPQKLTMGMLKSSNTAILIKDESRNVFYELEDVRDIQDRSIIKIYRKEPLYASFPASHITNGDLRREMVYTSRESSPTRRLNSMSPASHLTSGSPPPVLQSSSPSRSRMSYSGGRPPSYAGSPVHHGERLSNLPPAPGVSPSPSAILERRDVKPDEDLASKNMVLMKNEGLYADPYGMVHEGRLSITSTQSLAGMGDPFAYAGGLYKRGSVRSLSTYSAAALQTELEDSLYKPNAQIYSDGYGPSLGFRMPPSSPQKMSDGRLVDVQQGQSPHSPYSGPPSRSSPVRQSFRKDSCSSVFMESPVSKPRNPSSSGPPELFPGPGDRPLSGFGPPVPAKDTETRERMEAMEKQIASLTGLVQSALLRGSDGETSSEKTDATNGGTPPSASASRSCTGTPIPAPSHPSATSTPAGQPTAISRLHMQLHLHDLQQNASDLRNQLQQLKKLQLQNQETVKTMLRRTETEISVRVTDTMRKQEDPLQRQRSLVEEERLRYLNEEQLIAQQLNDLEKSVEKIQKDNHRLVPVQELEEKAVVLKQLGETLTELKAHFPSLQSKMRVVLRVEVEAVKFLKEEPHRLDGLLKRCMTVTDTLAQIRRQVDESMWAPSNNLSQSPKKVTSETDFSKGLDFEVPTSPPMNLHDLTASTDTLGTPGFGQSSPQPPKSNNPSRALEMVPAKTQTGPETPGRRSADKAVSVEAAERDWEEKRAALTQYSAKDINRLLEETQAELMKAIPDLEFAAKHKQATGSAASTPEHKPSKPQHAQKATAKIDPNGRRGSDELTVPRYRTEKPSKSPPPPPPRRSFPSSHGLTTTRTGEVIFTSKKDSSFMKKAESEELEPQKPQVKLRRTVSEVTRPASTPPIIASAIKDDDEEDRIIAELEVFQRSSGSPFIPKFRCDRLAAAVSPAPADLWPNGAALAAEGWKAAAASRPDAGTDSSCQLSVQESASPAVPLPQIVLTECVSDPPSSEAELEVAAETGSRQCAGQSSTREVGMEGSSHVEPTQAMAETERNLEGLGLLSSSPENQAEREENSLIRVPSDFLEQAPSAPGSSQASPLQPGGAPEGERAFLVTPPLTQSLSKDGGNPLVEEGGKKVGTLNAREEGSCETVAYGPVVRVEDKPLIDLVKEAADPEVGSEKVSSITDEGEGSKAAVGFHGDVTEPKARRTYPSSERMPPASEDPRGASKQAQREDLTSCPASECPTPRPRSFPGKDPNHQVSEQLTIQPPEEHFSAPSRSSEHRAISGQRTLDRLADGEETKAASNTGGSLAEREHELDLEGKNKEETSPLGFASLSSHEICECTYQRLDTLEETIRELEMTFNEINIHPSAEFIFRRELLGQLGSQDDRGLKEGSGDLEHSCWHARTVDSGQDEADAPRRSSLSGTKPPLLPKPQLPLDSPKSGGVSIPAMKMVNPASRLKQSQQGSPDKSKHIKQRMEYMRIQGQQQSAKNFTPPVLRASSNEDGAQRQNLPRLVQGGPEQKQKAVDRGRKGVGGRRLLKTPQKPSDLTVNAAATPFFFP, encoded by the exons ATGTCTGAAACCGAGCTGCCCATTGGATTCAACAGGATGAACCGGTTCCGGCAAAGCTTGCCTTTGTCCCGCTCCACCAGCCAAACCAAGCTCCGGTCGCCAG GGGTCCTTTTCCTGCAGTTCGGGGACGAGACAAGGCGCGTCCACATTGCCCACGAGATCAGCAGCATGGACACGCTACACGCCCTCATCGTCCACATGTTCCCCCAGAAGCTCACCATGGGGATGCTGAAATCGTCCAACACCGCCATCCTGATCAAGGACGAGTCGCGCAATGTCTTCTACGAGCTGGAGGATGTCAG GGACATCCAGGACAGAAGCATCATCAAAATCTACCGCAAAGAGCCCCTCTACGCCTCCTTCCCCGCCTCGCACATCACCAACGGGGACCTGAGG CGGGAGATGGTTTACACCTCCAGGGAGTCGTCCCCCACCCGCCGGCTGAACAGCATGTCCCCAGCTTCCCACCTCACCTCCGGCTCCCCTCCGCCCGTGCTCCAGTCTTCCTCCCCATCCCGCTCCCGTATGTCCTACAGCGGCGGGCGCCCGCCCTCCTATGCCGGCAGCCCTGTGCACCATGGCGAGCGCCTCTCCAACCTGCCGCCCGCCCCGGGCGTCTCGCCCAGCCCCAGCGCCATCCTGGAGCGCCGGGACGTCAAGCCGGATGAAGACCTGGCCAGCAAGAACATGGTGCTGATGAAGAATGAGGGGCTGTACGCCGATCCCTACGGCATGGTGCACGAGGGGCGGCTCAGCATCACCTCCACCCAGTCCCTGGCCGGTATGGGCGACCCCTTCGCCTACGCCGGGGGGCTGTACAAACGGGGCTCGGTCCGCTCCCTCAGCACCTACTCAGCGGCCGCCCTGCAAACGGAGCTGGAGGACAGCCTGTACAAGCCCAATGCCCAGATCTACAGCGACGGCTACGGGCCCAGCCTCGGCTTCCGCATGCCCCCGTCCTCCCCGCAGAAGATGTCTGACGGCCGGCTGGTGGATGTCCAGCAGGGACAGAGCCCTCACAGTCCCTACTCGGGACCGCCCAGCAGGTCCTCACCTGTCCGCCAGTCCTTCCGCAAAGACTCCTGCTCCTCCGTCTTCATGGAGAGCCCCGTTAGCAAGCCCCGCAACCCCAGCTCCTCGGGGCCCCCCGAACTCTTCCCAGGCCCCGGGGATCGACCCCTGTCAGGGTTCGGCCCTCCCGTGCCTGCCAAGGATACGGAAACAAG GGAGCGGATGGAAGCCATGGAGAAGCAGATCGCCAGCCTGACGGGGCTGGTGCAGAGCGCGCTGCTCCGGGGCTCCGATGGTGAGACCTCCAG CGAGAAGACGGACGCCACCAACGGAGGGACCCCCCCATCAGCAT CCGCCAGCCGGAGCTGCACGGGGACTCCGATCCCTGCCCCTTCGCACCCCTCTGCCACCAGCACCCCGGCCGGGCAGCCGACCGCCATCAGCCGCCTGCACATGCAGCTGCACCTCCACGACCTGCAGCAGAATGCCAGCGACCTCCGcaaccagctgcagcagctgaagAAGCTGCAG CTGCAGAACCAGGAGACGGTGAAGACGATGCTGCGGCGGACGGAGACGGAGATCAGCGTGCGGGTGACGGACACCATGCGTAAGCAGGAGGACCCCCTGCAGCGCCAGCGCAGCCTGGTGGAGGAGGAGCGGCTCCGCTACCTGAACGAGGAACAGCTAATCGCCCAGCAGTTAAA TGATCTGGAGAAGTCGGTGGAGAAGATCCAGAAGGACAATCACCGGCTCGTCCCTgtgcaggagctggaggagaaggccgTGGTGCTGAAACAGCTGGGGGAGACGCTGACCGAACTGAAGG CTCACTTCCCCAGCCTGCAGAGCAAGATGCGAGTGGTGCTACGGGTGGAGGTGGAGGCCGTGAAGTTCCTCAAGGAGGAGCCGCACCGGCTGGACGGCCTGCTGAAGCGCTGCATGACCGTGACAGACACCCTCGCCCAGATCCGCAG GCAAGTGGATGAGAGCATGTGGGCTCCGTCCAACAACCTGAGCCAGTCCCCGAAGAAGGTGACATCAGAGACCGATTTCAGCAAGGGTCTGGATTTCGAGGTCCCCACCAGCCCCCCGATGAACCTCCATGACCTGACCGCCTCCACAGATACCCTGGGCACGCCGGGCTTCGggcagagcagcccccagccccccaagagCAATAACCCCTCCCGGGCTCTGGAGATGGTGCCGGCCAAGACCCAGACGGGCCCCGAGACGCCTGGCAGGAGGAGTGCGGACAAGGCCGTGTCCGTAGAG GCCGCCGAGCGGGACTGGGAGGAGAAGAGGGCAGCGCTGACCCAGTACAGCGCCAAGGACATTAACCGCCTCCTGGAGGAGACCCAGGCTGAGCTCATGAAGGCCATCCCCGATCTGGAGTTTGCCGCCAAGCACAAGCAGGCCACCGGCAGCGCTGCCTCCACGCCGGAGCACAAGCCCTCCAAGCCGCAGCACGCACAGAAAGCCACCGCCAAAATCGACCCCAACGGCCGCAGGGGCTCAG ACGAGCTGACAGTTCCCAGGTATCGGACCGAGAAGCCCTCGAAATCGCCGCCTCCCCCCCCTCCACGCCGGAGCTTCCCTTCCTCTCACGGGCTGACCACCACCCGCACCGGCGAAGTGATCTTCACCAGCAAGAAGGACTCCAGCTTCATGAAG AAGGCAGAGTCGGAGGAGCTAGAGCCCCAGAAGCCCCAGGTGAAGCTCAGGCGGACGGTGTCAGAGGTCACCAGGCCTGCGTCCACCCCGCCCATCATCGCCTCCGCCATCAAGGACGACGACGAGGAGGACCGGATCATCGCTGAGCTGGAG GTGTTTCAGAGAAGCTCTGGCTCCCCATTTATCCCCAAGTTCCGCTGCGACCGGCTCGCGGCTGCCGTCTCCCCAGCTCCCGCAGACTTGTGGCCCAATGGGGCCGCGCTGGCAGCTGAAGGATGGAAG GCTGCAGCGGCCAGCAGGCCTGATGCTGGAACAGACTCCAGCTGCCAGCTGTCAGTCCAG GAATCGGCCTCTCCAGCTGTCCCCCTCCCTCAGATTGTGCTCACCGAGTGCGTGTCTGAcccgccttcctctgaagcagagcTGGAGGTGGCTGCAGAAACAGGCAGCCGTCAATGCGCTGGCCAGTCCAGCACCAGAGAGGTGGGAATGGAAGGATCTTCCCATGTTGAGCCTACACAGGCCATGGCGGAAACTGAGAGAAACTTGGAGGGGTTGGGGCTCTTGTCAAGCAGCCCTGAGAACCAGGCTGAAAGAGAGGAAAACTCTCTCATCCGGGTGCCATCTGATTTCTTAGAGCAGGCTCCGTCAGCACCTGGGAGCAGCCAAGcctcccccctccagcctggaggtGCTCCAGAAGGAGAGAGAGCATTCTTAGTAACACCCCCCCTGACCCAGTCTCTGTCAAAGGATGGAGGGAACCCCTTGgttgaggagggaggaaaaaaggttGGGACATTGAATGCTAGAGAGGAAGGCAGCTGTGAGACTGTGGCCTACGGGCCAGTTGTCCGTGTGGAGGACAAACCCCTCATCGATCTCGTGAAAGAAGCCGCAGACCCTGAAGTGGGTTCCGAGAAGGTCTCCTCCATCACTGACGAAGGCGAAGGGTCTAAAGCAGCCGTGGGATTTCACGGCGATGTCACAGAACCCAAAGCCAGGAGAACTTATCCAAGCTCGGAGAGGATGCCCCCCGCTTCTGAAGACCCCCGTGGGGCTAGCAAGCAGGCGCAAAGGGAAGATCTCACCAGCTGTCCAGCCTCAGAGTGTCCAACACCAAGACCAAGATCTTTCCCAGGCAAAGATCCAAACCACCAGGTGTCTGAACAACTCACGATACAGCCTCCTGAGGAGCACTTCAGTGCTCCATCGAGATCCAGTGAGCACCGAGCCATCTCTGGACAGAGAACCCTAGACCGACTTGCGGATGGAGAGGAGACCAAGGCAGCCTCGAATACTGGAGGGTCCCTAGCAGAGAGAGAGCACGAACTGGACCTAGAAggcaaaaacaaagaggaaacaTCTCCTCTCGGCTTTGCAAGTCTAAGCAGCCACGAGATTTGTGAATGCACATACCAAAGACTGGACACCCTTGAAGAAACTATCCGTGAGCTGGAGATGACCTTTAATGAAATCAATATCCACCCGTCAGCTGAATTTATATTCCGGAGAGAACTGCTGGGACAGCTGGGGTCTCAGGATGACAGAGGGCTAAAGGAGGGCTCGGGGGATCTTGAACACAGTTGCTGGCATGCCAGGACCGTGGATTCAGGACAGGATGAGGCTGATGCTCCCAGAAGATCATCTCTGAGCGGGACCAAGCCGCCTCTGCTCCCCAAGCCGCAGCTTCCGCTCGACAGTCCTAag AGTGGCGGGGTTTCCATTCCAGCCATGAAGATGGTGAATCCGGCCTCCAGGCTGAAGCAGAGCCAGCAGGGAAGCCCAGACAAAAGCAAACACATCAAGCAGAGGATGGAATACATGAGGATCCAGGGACAACAGCAG
- the SRCIN1 gene encoding SRC kinase signaling inhibitor 1 isoform X15 — MISADDAEYPREYRTLGNGTRRFSNVGLVHTSERRHTVIAAQSLEALTGLQKAEMDRKRDAFMDHLKNKYPQHALAIRGQQERIRDQQPNYWSFKTRSSRHSQGSQPALADQTKLSFASAESLETMSETELPIGFNRMNRFRQSLPLSRSTSQTKLRSPGVLFLQFGDETRRVHIAHEISSMDTLHALIVHMFPQKLTMGMLKSSNTAILIKDESRNVFYELEDVRDIQDRSIIKIYRKEPLYASFPASHITNGDLRREMVYTSRESSPTRRLNSMSPASHLTSGSPPPVLQSSSPSRSRMSYSGGRPPSYAGSPVHHGERLSNLPPAPGVSPSPSAILERRDVKPDEDLASKNMVLMKNEGLYADPYGMVHEGRLSITSTQSLAGMGDPFAYAGGLYKRGSVRSLSTYSAAALQTELEDSLYKPNAQIYSDGYGPSLGFRMPPSSPQKMSDGRLVDVQQGQSPHSPYSGPPSRSSPVRQSFRKDSCSSVFMESPVSKPRNPSSSGPPELFPGPGDRPLSGFGPPVPAKDTETRERMEAMEKQIASLTGLVQSALLRGSDGETSSEKTDATNGGTPPSASASRSCTGTPIPAPSHPSATSTPAGQPTAISRLHMQLHLHDLQQNASDLRNQLQQLKKLQLQNQETVKTMLRRTETEISVRVTDTMRKQEDPLQRQRSLVEEERLRYLNEEQLIAQQLNDLEKSVEKIQKDNHRLVPVQELEEKAVVLKQLGETLTELKAHFPSLQSKMRVVLRVEVEAVKFLKEEPHRLDGLLKRCMTVTDTLAQIRRQVDESMWAPSNNLSQSPKKVTSETDFSKGLDFEVPTSPPMNLHDLTASTDTLGTPGFGQSSPQPPKSNNPSRALEMVPAKTQTGPETPGRRSADKAVSVEAAERDWEEKRAALTQYSAKDINRLLEETQAELMKAIPDLEFAAKHKQATGSAASTPEHKPSKPQHAQKATAKIDPNGRRGSDELTVPRYRTEKPSKSPPPPPPRRSFPSSHGLTTTRTGEVIFTSKKDSSFMKKAESEELEPQKPQVKLRRTVSEVTRPASTPPIIASAIKDDDEEDRIIAELEVFQRSSGSPFIPKFRCDRLAAAVSPAPADLWPNGAALAAEGWKAAAASRPDAGTDSSCQLSVQESASPAVPLPQIVLTECVSDPPSSEAELEVAAETGSRQCAGQSSTREVGMEGSSHVEPTQAMAETERNLEGLGLLSSSPENQAEREENSLIRVPSDFLEQAPSAPGSSQASPLQPGGAPEGERAFLVTPPLTQSLSKDGGNPLVEEGGKKVGTLNAREEGSCETVAYGPVVRVEDKPLIDLVKEAADPEVGSEKVSSITDEGEGSKAAVGFHGDVTEPKARRTYPSSERMPPASEDPRGASKQAQREDLTSCPASECPTPRPRSFPGKDPNHQVSEQLTIQPPEEHFSAPSRSSEHRAISGQRTLDRLADGEETKAASNTGGSLAEREHELDLEGKNKEETSPLGFASLSSHEICECTYQRLDTLEETIRELEMTFNEINIHPSAEFIFRRELLGQLGSQDDRGLKEGSGDLEHSCWHARTVDSGQDEADAPRRSSLSGTKPPLLPKPQLPLDSPKSGGVSIPAMKMVNPASRLKQSQQGSPDKSKHIKQRMEYMRIQGQQQSAKNFTPPVLRASSNEDGAQRQNLPRLVQGGPEQKQKAVDRGRKGVGGRRLLKTPQKPSDLTVNAAATPFFFP, encoded by the exons ACCAGAAGTTCCCGGCactcccagggctcccagcccgcCCTGGCTGATCAAACCAAACTCTCCTTCGCCTCAGCGGAGTCCCTGGAAACCATGTCTGAAACCGAGCTGCCCATTGGATTCAACAGGATGAACCGGTTCCGGCAAAGCTTGCCTTTGTCCCGCTCCACCAGCCAAACCAAGCTCCGGTCGCCAG GGGTCCTTTTCCTGCAGTTCGGGGACGAGACAAGGCGCGTCCACATTGCCCACGAGATCAGCAGCATGGACACGCTACACGCCCTCATCGTCCACATGTTCCCCCAGAAGCTCACCATGGGGATGCTGAAATCGTCCAACACCGCCATCCTGATCAAGGACGAGTCGCGCAATGTCTTCTACGAGCTGGAGGATGTCAG GGACATCCAGGACAGAAGCATCATCAAAATCTACCGCAAAGAGCCCCTCTACGCCTCCTTCCCCGCCTCGCACATCACCAACGGGGACCTGAGG CGGGAGATGGTTTACACCTCCAGGGAGTCGTCCCCCACCCGCCGGCTGAACAGCATGTCCCCAGCTTCCCACCTCACCTCCGGCTCCCCTCCGCCCGTGCTCCAGTCTTCCTCCCCATCCCGCTCCCGTATGTCCTACAGCGGCGGGCGCCCGCCCTCCTATGCCGGCAGCCCTGTGCACCATGGCGAGCGCCTCTCCAACCTGCCGCCCGCCCCGGGCGTCTCGCCCAGCCCCAGCGCCATCCTGGAGCGCCGGGACGTCAAGCCGGATGAAGACCTGGCCAGCAAGAACATGGTGCTGATGAAGAATGAGGGGCTGTACGCCGATCCCTACGGCATGGTGCACGAGGGGCGGCTCAGCATCACCTCCACCCAGTCCCTGGCCGGTATGGGCGACCCCTTCGCCTACGCCGGGGGGCTGTACAAACGGGGCTCGGTCCGCTCCCTCAGCACCTACTCAGCGGCCGCCCTGCAAACGGAGCTGGAGGACAGCCTGTACAAGCCCAATGCCCAGATCTACAGCGACGGCTACGGGCCCAGCCTCGGCTTCCGCATGCCCCCGTCCTCCCCGCAGAAGATGTCTGACGGCCGGCTGGTGGATGTCCAGCAGGGACAGAGCCCTCACAGTCCCTACTCGGGACCGCCCAGCAGGTCCTCACCTGTCCGCCAGTCCTTCCGCAAAGACTCCTGCTCCTCCGTCTTCATGGAGAGCCCCGTTAGCAAGCCCCGCAACCCCAGCTCCTCGGGGCCCCCCGAACTCTTCCCAGGCCCCGGGGATCGACCCCTGTCAGGGTTCGGCCCTCCCGTGCCTGCCAAGGATACGGAAACAAG GGAGCGGATGGAAGCCATGGAGAAGCAGATCGCCAGCCTGACGGGGCTGGTGCAGAGCGCGCTGCTCCGGGGCTCCGATGGTGAGACCTCCAG CGAGAAGACGGACGCCACCAACGGAGGGACCCCCCCATCAGCAT CCGCCAGCCGGAGCTGCACGGGGACTCCGATCCCTGCCCCTTCGCACCCCTCTGCCACCAGCACCCCGGCCGGGCAGCCGACCGCCATCAGCCGCCTGCACATGCAGCTGCACCTCCACGACCTGCAGCAGAATGCCAGCGACCTCCGcaaccagctgcagcagctgaagAAGCTGCAG CTGCAGAACCAGGAGACGGTGAAGACGATGCTGCGGCGGACGGAGACGGAGATCAGCGTGCGGGTGACGGACACCATGCGTAAGCAGGAGGACCCCCTGCAGCGCCAGCGCAGCCTGGTGGAGGAGGAGCGGCTCCGCTACCTGAACGAGGAACAGCTAATCGCCCAGCAGTTAAA TGATCTGGAGAAGTCGGTGGAGAAGATCCAGAAGGACAATCACCGGCTCGTCCCTgtgcaggagctggaggagaaggccgTGGTGCTGAAACAGCTGGGGGAGACGCTGACCGAACTGAAGG CTCACTTCCCCAGCCTGCAGAGCAAGATGCGAGTGGTGCTACGGGTGGAGGTGGAGGCCGTGAAGTTCCTCAAGGAGGAGCCGCACCGGCTGGACGGCCTGCTGAAGCGCTGCATGACCGTGACAGACACCCTCGCCCAGATCCGCAG GCAAGTGGATGAGAGCATGTGGGCTCCGTCCAACAACCTGAGCCAGTCCCCGAAGAAGGTGACATCAGAGACCGATTTCAGCAAGGGTCTGGATTTCGAGGTCCCCACCAGCCCCCCGATGAACCTCCATGACCTGACCGCCTCCACAGATACCCTGGGCACGCCGGGCTTCGggcagagcagcccccagccccccaagagCAATAACCCCTCCCGGGCTCTGGAGATGGTGCCGGCCAAGACCCAGACGGGCCCCGAGACGCCTGGCAGGAGGAGTGCGGACAAGGCCGTGTCCGTAGAG GCCGCCGAGCGGGACTGGGAGGAGAAGAGGGCAGCGCTGACCCAGTACAGCGCCAAGGACATTAACCGCCTCCTGGAGGAGACCCAGGCTGAGCTCATGAAGGCCATCCCCGATCTGGAGTTTGCCGCCAAGCACAAGCAGGCCACCGGCAGCGCTGCCTCCACGCCGGAGCACAAGCCCTCCAAGCCGCAGCACGCACAGAAAGCCACCGCCAAAATCGACCCCAACGGCCGCAGGGGCTCAG ACGAGCTGACAGTTCCCAGGTATCGGACCGAGAAGCCCTCGAAATCGCCGCCTCCCCCCCCTCCACGCCGGAGCTTCCCTTCCTCTCACGGGCTGACCACCACCCGCACCGGCGAAGTGATCTTCACCAGCAAGAAGGACTCCAGCTTCATGAAG AAGGCAGAGTCGGAGGAGCTAGAGCCCCAGAAGCCCCAGGTGAAGCTCAGGCGGACGGTGTCAGAGGTCACCAGGCCTGCGTCCACCCCGCCCATCATCGCCTCCGCCATCAAGGACGACGACGAGGAGGACCGGATCATCGCTGAGCTGGAG GTGTTTCAGAGAAGCTCTGGCTCCCCATTTATCCCCAAGTTCCGCTGCGACCGGCTCGCGGCTGCCGTCTCCCCAGCTCCCGCAGACTTGTGGCCCAATGGGGCCGCGCTGGCAGCTGAAGGATGGAAG GCTGCAGCGGCCAGCAGGCCTGATGCTGGAACAGACTCCAGCTGCCAGCTGTCAGTCCAG GAATCGGCCTCTCCAGCTGTCCCCCTCCCTCAGATTGTGCTCACCGAGTGCGTGTCTGAcccgccttcctctgaagcagagcTGGAGGTGGCTGCAGAAACAGGCAGCCGTCAATGCGCTGGCCAGTCCAGCACCAGAGAGGTGGGAATGGAAGGATCTTCCCATGTTGAGCCTACACAGGCCATGGCGGAAACTGAGAGAAACTTGGAGGGGTTGGGGCTCTTGTCAAGCAGCCCTGAGAACCAGGCTGAAAGAGAGGAAAACTCTCTCATCCGGGTGCCATCTGATTTCTTAGAGCAGGCTCCGTCAGCACCTGGGAGCAGCCAAGcctcccccctccagcctggaggtGCTCCAGAAGGAGAGAGAGCATTCTTAGTAACACCCCCCCTGACCCAGTCTCTGTCAAAGGATGGAGGGAACCCCTTGgttgaggagggaggaaaaaaggttGGGACATTGAATGCTAGAGAGGAAGGCAGCTGTGAGACTGTGGCCTACGGGCCAGTTGTCCGTGTGGAGGACAAACCCCTCATCGATCTCGTGAAAGAAGCCGCAGACCCTGAAGTGGGTTCCGAGAAGGTCTCCTCCATCACTGACGAAGGCGAAGGGTCTAAAGCAGCCGTGGGATTTCACGGCGATGTCACAGAACCCAAAGCCAGGAGAACTTATCCAAGCTCGGAGAGGATGCCCCCCGCTTCTGAAGACCCCCGTGGGGCTAGCAAGCAGGCGCAAAGGGAAGATCTCACCAGCTGTCCAGCCTCAGAGTGTCCAACACCAAGACCAAGATCTTTCCCAGGCAAAGATCCAAACCACCAGGTGTCTGAACAACTCACGATACAGCCTCCTGAGGAGCACTTCAGTGCTCCATCGAGATCCAGTGAGCACCGAGCCATCTCTGGACAGAGAACCCTAGACCGACTTGCGGATGGAGAGGAGACCAAGGCAGCCTCGAATACTGGAGGGTCCCTAGCAGAGAGAGAGCACGAACTGGACCTAGAAggcaaaaacaaagaggaaacaTCTCCTCTCGGCTTTGCAAGTCTAAGCAGCCACGAGATTTGTGAATGCACATACCAAAGACTGGACACCCTTGAAGAAACTATCCGTGAGCTGGAGATGACCTTTAATGAAATCAATATCCACCCGTCAGCTGAATTTATATTCCGGAGAGAACTGCTGGGACAGCTGGGGTCTCAGGATGACAGAGGGCTAAAGGAGGGCTCGGGGGATCTTGAACACAGTTGCTGGCATGCCAGGACCGTGGATTCAGGACAGGATGAGGCTGATGCTCCCAGAAGATCATCTCTGAGCGGGACCAAGCCGCCTCTGCTCCCCAAGCCGCAGCTTCCGCTCGACAGTCCTAag AGTGGCGGGGTTTCCATTCCAGCCATGAAGATGGTGAATCCGGCCTCCAGGCTGAAGCAGAGCCAGCAGGGAAGCCCAGACAAAAGCAAACACATCAAGCAGAGGATGGAATACATGAGGATCCAGGGACAACAGCAG